In Paenibacillus hexagrammi, the following are encoded in one genomic region:
- a CDS encoding dynamin family protein gives MQTKIEKNHSETMLEDIRRMEESISHAGDAQNASKLEQLLYKIHSKRMNIAFCGHFSAGKSTLINQLCGHALLPSSPIPTSANIVSIRNGEAGAHVQHKTNGESQEAAVIPLEDLEAYCVNGTDIESVEISYPIAWLGDRAALLDTPGIDSTDDAHHQSTESALHLADVVFYVMDYNHVQSEVNLAFTKKMKEWGKPLYLVVNMIDKHKERELPFKQYQEGTKMAFQSWGIEPDGILYVTMKEPAHPHNEYAKLNWLLKQLIGRGEELRSFSLDASARYLAEEHGNWVAEQNESRKEELMDELGQEGDVQELVQLAEEKVREQKQLKELPEVLTAALRKELGVIIENANITPALTRDKAHQYLESRKPGFKVGFSRVPRRRQRRWRNACKRFRLILLSRWKPSSIGICAMRSRKPPSSKVFTAKS, from the coding sequence ATGCAGACAAAGATAGAGAAGAACCATAGTGAAACGATGCTGGAGGATATTCGCCGCATGGAAGAGTCCATAAGCCATGCAGGTGATGCTCAGAATGCTTCAAAGCTAGAACAATTGTTGTATAAAATCCATTCTAAGCGCATGAATATTGCGTTTTGCGGACATTTTTCTGCGGGTAAATCAACTTTGATCAATCAATTGTGCGGTCACGCGCTGCTGCCATCGAGCCCAATTCCAACCAGCGCCAACATCGTAAGTATTCGAAATGGTGAAGCCGGAGCGCACGTGCAGCATAAAACGAACGGTGAGAGTCAAGAAGCAGCAGTCATTCCGTTAGAAGATTTGGAAGCCTATTGTGTCAATGGTACGGATATCGAATCCGTGGAGATTAGTTACCCGATTGCCTGGTTGGGCGACCGTGCAGCGCTGCTTGATACACCGGGTATTGATTCTACGGATGATGCCCATCATCAGTCTACGGAATCGGCGCTGCATCTAGCTGATGTTGTGTTCTATGTGATGGACTACAACCATGTTCAATCCGAGGTGAATCTGGCGTTCACCAAAAAAATGAAAGAGTGGGGAAAACCGCTCTATCTGGTTGTGAACATGATTGATAAGCACAAGGAGCGGGAGCTCCCGTTCAAGCAGTATCAGGAAGGGACGAAGATGGCCTTCCAAAGCTGGGGAATTGAGCCTGACGGCATCTTGTATGTAACCATGAAGGAGCCTGCGCACCCCCATAATGAATATGCCAAATTGAACTGGCTCCTCAAGCAGTTAATCGGGCGCGGGGAAGAGCTTCGCAGCTTCAGCTTGGATGCATCCGCGCGTTATCTGGCGGAGGAGCACGGCAACTGGGTGGCTGAGCAGAATGAGTCCCGCAAAGAGGAACTCATGGATGAGCTGGGCCAGGAAGGCGACGTGCAGGAGCTTGTACAGCTTGCGGAGGAGAAAGTGCGCGAGCAGAAGCAGTTGAAGGAGCTGCCGGAAGTTTTGACAGCAGCTCTGAGAAAAGAGCTTGGCGTGATTATCGAGAACGCCAACATCACACCGGCCTTGACGCGGGATAAGGCTCACCAGTATTTGGAGAGCCGCAAGCCCGGGTTCAAGGTGGGCTTTTCTCGCGTGCCGCGCAGACGGCAGCGGAGATGGAGAAACGCCTGCAAGCGTTTCAGGCTGATTTTGCTGAGCAGGTGGAAGCCCAGCTCGATTGGCATTTGCGCGATGCGCTCAAGAAAGCCGCCGAGCAGCAAGGTCTTCACAGCGAAGAGCTGA
- a CDS encoding NAD/NADP transhydrogenase alpha subunit, protein MKCIAVYTNSFELFSDIYEQVINTPLGENEEKVIEGVTVSESGEVPQNYIDKMKTKPEVVVMKVKDSDITILQHRDVFEIFLPEKETAAIS, encoded by the coding sequence ATGAAGTGCATCGCCGTATACACCAATAGCTTTGAATTATTTTCCGATATTTACGAGCAAGTGATTAACACTCCGCTAGGCGAAAATGAAGAGAAAGTCATCGAAGGTGTGACCGTAAGCGAATCCGGTGAAGTTCCTCAAAACTACATAGACAAAATGAAAACAAAGCCTGAAGTTGTTGTTATGAAAGTGAAGGACTCCGATATCACAATACTTCAACACCGCGACGTATTTGAAATCTTCCTGCCTGAAAAGGAAACAGCGGCAATTTCTTAA
- a CDS encoding dynamin family protein → MKQVASDVKQQYRKQAFALIDRLAAAVGERSSQAAAALAEELKALDERLSAYKELQRLEEAEAAARRELLQMASWRKPLPPALPDMQQFTASMKEPAAAPQGGGLHVTSMGTILQAAHTAQAASNAAAAPAEAAAAPSVFASGEHVGRMERKAASLRSAAELIDGLPSMSSLARSMRDKAERLRKRTFTIALFGAFSAGKSSFANALIGERVLPVSPNPTTAAINRIMPPQDGWPHGTAKVKMKTADAILQDVLYSLELLGVQAHDMDSALLRIGKLTPADVTPKGKPHYSFLKAVEKGWSEARSKLGSELKITKDEFSGYVAEESKSCFVEFIELYYSNPLTDQGIIFVDTPGADSINARHTGVAFNYIKNADAILFVTYYNHAFSQADREFLLQLGRVKDSFEMDKMFFIVNAADLASSQEELEGVVKHVETNLLQHGIRHPRIYPISSYLAAEGKVTGDHRLVQQSQITPFEQDFVKFTLGELSEVAIHSANLEMSRAVQTMQHWLESAKHGEEQRKQQIASLEQAESGCLKLLSDADGTADLRELRKEIQELLYYVKQRTMYRFGELYNYAFNSSTFREEARDPKQALKLAWNELQRMIAYDLSQEVLATTLRIENKMNQLSQARLNRWSEQAAELLEGFACEEYTANRFTTPTVEGKLEAAEVTDRLLQSYFKNTKQFFEGDGKSKLRAELEQRVNEPVSRLMDEYSHILDQTYSGQLEDWIGQLKEKLISEVTEHSKGMLGALEMKIDLDELTGLKQQLVDLME, encoded by the coding sequence ATGAAGCAGGTAGCTTCTGATGTGAAGCAGCAGTACCGCAAGCAGGCGTTCGCATTGATTGACCGGCTCGCCGCCGCGGTCGGCGAGCGCTCCTCGCAAGCCGCTGCTGCGCTTGCGGAAGAGCTCAAGGCGCTGGACGAACGTCTCAGCGCCTATAAAGAGCTGCAGCGGCTCGAGGAAGCCGAGGCCGCTGCGCGGCGTGAACTGCTGCAAATGGCCAGCTGGCGGAAGCCGCTTCCGCCGGCGCTGCCTGATATGCAGCAGTTCACGGCCTCCATGAAGGAGCCGGCTGCCGCCCCGCAAGGCGGGGGGCTGCATGTGACCTCCATGGGCACGATCCTGCAGGCTGCCCACACCGCGCAGGCAGCCTCGAATGCCGCCGCAGCGCCTGCGGAGGCTGCGGCAGCGCCTTCCGTGTTCGCCTCGGGCGAACACGTGGGGCGCATGGAGCGCAAAGCCGCCTCGCTGCGCTCAGCGGCGGAGCTCATCGACGGGCTGCCGTCGATGAGCTCTCTGGCGCGCTCCATGCGCGACAAGGCTGAACGTCTGCGCAAGCGGACGTTCACGATTGCGCTGTTCGGCGCCTTCAGCGCCGGCAAGTCCTCGTTCGCCAATGCGTTGATCGGCGAACGCGTCCTGCCGGTGTCGCCGAACCCGACGACGGCGGCGATCAACCGGATTATGCCGCCGCAGGACGGATGGCCGCACGGTACGGCCAAGGTCAAAATGAAGACCGCCGACGCCATTTTGCAGGATGTGCTCTATTCACTTGAGCTGCTTGGCGTCCAGGCCCACGACATGGATTCGGCATTGCTGCGAATCGGCAAGCTTACACCTGCTGATGTAACGCCGAAAGGAAAGCCGCATTACTCCTTCTTAAAGGCAGTCGAGAAGGGATGGTCCGAGGCAAGAAGCAAGCTGGGTTCTGAGCTTAAAATTACAAAGGATGAATTCTCAGGCTATGTAGCAGAAGAGTCAAAATCCTGCTTTGTTGAGTTTATTGAACTTTATTATTCGAATCCTCTGACTGATCAAGGTATTATTTTTGTGGATACACCGGGAGCGGACTCCATTAATGCACGTCACACGGGAGTCGCGTTTAATTATATTAAGAATGCGGATGCCATTCTTTTTGTCACCTACTATAATCATGCCTTTTCTCAAGCGGATCGTGAGTTCCTTCTGCAGCTCGGTCGCGTCAAGGATAGCTTTGAAATGGATAAAATGTTTTTCATTGTAAATGCAGCTGACCTGGCCTCCAGTCAGGAAGAGCTCGAAGGCGTTGTGAAGCACGTGGAGACCAACCTGCTGCAGCACGGCATTCGTCATCCTCGTATATATCCGATTTCCAGTTATTTGGCGGCGGAAGGGAAGGTTACCGGAGATCACAGACTCGTGCAGCAATCACAAATTACACCGTTTGAGCAGGATTTCGTGAAGTTTACGTTAGGAGAGCTAAGCGAGGTTGCCATTCACTCCGCCAATTTGGAAATGTCTCGTGCGGTTCAGACTATGCAGCATTGGCTGGAGTCGGCTAAGCATGGGGAAGAACAGCGAAAGCAGCAGATAGCTTCATTGGAGCAGGCTGAATCCGGCTGTCTTAAGCTTCTAAGCGATGCGGATGGTACAGCTGATCTGCGAGAGCTACGGAAAGAAATCCAAGAGCTCCTATACTATGTGAAGCAGAGAACGATGTATCGTTTCGGTGAGCTTTACAACTACGCCTTCAATTCGTCGACCTTCCGTGAAGAAGCGCGTGATCCGAAGCAAGCGCTGAAGCTGGCTTGGAATGAATTGCAGCGAATGATTGCTTACGATTTATCGCAAGAGGTGCTTGCCACTACACTGCGGATCGAGAATAAAATGAATCAATTGTCTCAAGCTCGATTGAATCGTTGGTCGGAACAAGCTGCGGAGCTATTAGAAGGCTTTGCCTGTGAAGAGTATACGGCTAATCGTTTTACAACACCTACTGTTGAAGGTAAGCTTGAAGCCGCCGAAGTGACGGACCGTCTGCTTCAGAGCTATTTTAAAAATACGAAACAGTTCTTTGAAGGTGACGGGAAGAGCAAGCTTAGGGCTGAACTGGAACAGCGCGTGAATGAGCCGGTATCCAGATTGATGGATGAGTATTCACACATACTGGACCAAACCTACTCCGGGCAGTTGGAAGATTGGATTGGCCAATTGAAGGAGAAGCTAATAAGTGAGGTTACCGAGCATAGCAAGGGTATGCTTGGCGCCCTCGAGATGAAAATTGATTTGGATGAATTAACTGGACTTAAGCAGCAGTTGGTTGATTTAATGGAGTAA
- a CDS encoding ABC transporter substrate-binding protein, translating into MKRFSQAVCSAVVIGGLLAGCSSQGDVTSSTPGTKPTESAGKKDENVHLTFWRNSGNDTENAAYDKLVAAFMEKNPNISVEMTPIPYSDYDTKLRVSIASGSPPDIMALDAPTLGSYANAGALKPLTSYFKADGNMDDIPKSTLATYTYQNEIYMAPLTESSIAMFYNKKLFDAKGIPLPSKKSG; encoded by the coding sequence ATGAAGAGATTCAGTCAAGCCGTATGCAGTGCAGTAGTGATCGGCGGATTACTCGCCGGATGTTCAAGCCAAGGAGATGTCACATCCTCCACACCAGGGACGAAGCCGACAGAATCAGCCGGTAAAAAAGATGAAAACGTACACCTGACCTTCTGGAGAAATTCAGGAAATGACACGGAAAACGCCGCTTATGATAAGCTGGTTGCCGCCTTTATGGAAAAGAACCCGAATATCTCGGTAGAAATGACACCGATTCCCTACTCGGATTATGATACCAAGCTGAGGGTATCTATTGCTTCCGGCAGCCCGCCGGATATCATGGCGCTTGATGCGCCGACACTGGGATCCTATGCCAACGCGGGGGCGCTGAAGCCGCTGACTTCGTATTTCAAAGCAGACGGTAATATGGATGACATTCCTAAATCTACACTTGCGACGTACACATACCAGAATGAAATTTATATGGCTCCACTGACGGAATCCTCTATTGCCATGTTTTATAATAAGAAATTATTTGATGCCAAGGGGATTCCACTCCCATCGAAAAAATCCGGATGA